GATGTGCCAGGTGATCAGCCGAGCCCCCAGGGCAGAGGCCATTTCCTCCGCCAGCATGGTTTTACCCGTGCCGGGCTCGCCCTTGATCAGCAGCGGTCGCTGCAAAGTGATCGCCGCATTGACGGCCATTTGCAGGTCTTCGGTGGCAACGTACTTTTCGGTACCGGTGAACTTCATGGTGTCTGTCCTTTGTTAAGCTGTAAGTCGGATGAACAGAATAGCTTGAGCAACTTGAACGCTCGGTAACTTCGAGTCGCCAGCACCTTGACACCAGATGCCGGCCACGGCAGCCAGAGCAGCCCGCAACTGCTATTTCTGGCGCCGCCTTTCCGATTCCCCTCTCGATGCGTCCTCGTCCGGCTCTTCGTCCAGATCGGGCAGATCATCGATATCGGAAAGATCAAAGTCCTCAAGCATGTGCTCGTCGTCTTCGACGTTCTCTGTGGCCGGTGACTCCGGCTCTTCGAGGATATCTTCGTTTTCGATGTCCAGGTCGTCCTGGTCCCGGCGCGCCTCCGCCAGGAAACGTTCGATCTCGTCGGCCTTCTCGTCGGCACCCGTCAGATCTTCCTCGCCGGGCACTTCGGTGGAGGCTATGGGAGGTTCGACCTCATCGGGCCATTCTTCCGTACCGCTTGCTTCGTCGACGACATTCACTTCCGTCTCTTCCAGTACGGGAACATCGGCGCTGTCTGCCGCCTTGGGTCCTGGCTCTTCACTCGCGATCGGGGGTTGCTCTGACTCTGTAGACGGTTCTTCGTCATCAGCGGAGGGCTTTTCAATATCTGCTGAGGGCGCTTCAAAGTCCGCTGAGGGCTCATCCAGGTCCGTCGCAGGCACCGCTACCGGAGGCTCGGGCTCTTGCTCGTCCGCTTCAGGTAGGTCCATTTCCGCCAGGGGCTCTTCCGCCTCCGCTTCAGGCTTGTCTTCCTCCTCGGGCTCCACCACCGGCGGAACAGCCTCTGGCTCCGTCACTTCGCCTTCATCCGATGAGGCAGGCGAAGCTTCGTCAGGGGCCTCTTTCTTTTTGCGGCGTGCCGTCATGATGCCGAATGCAGCGCCACCGAGGATAACCACGCCACCAAGAGCTCCCCACACCCATAGCGGGATCTGCTCCCAGAAGGACGCTTCTTCCTCGGCAGGAGCCTCCTCTGCTGGCGTTTCCACCTGGGAGACATCTATAGGCGACACAATATCTTCCTCTGGCTGCGCTTGAGGCTCCTCCACCGGCCCGGAAGACTGCTCCTCGACAGGTTCAGATTGAACCGCAGGCTGTTCAGGCTCGGTAACGGGTGTCCCCTCCTCAGCTTGGGGCTGCTCTGCCGTCTCCGGGCCCAAGAGCGGTGCCTGGCCGTCCGGCTCAGAGGGCGCTTCAACATCCTCGGCTACCTTAGCGGTGGTAACCGTCGGCGCGCTAAGTGAGGTGTAGGCAGCGCCATCCGCATCGCCGCGGGGGAACTCGGCTACGAACGGCGATGGAGCGTAGTTGAATGCCAACCCGCCATTGGTCTGACCACGGAACCTGAGCCTTACCGGATACTCGCCATCACCCTTGGACGCCGCGATCGTAGTACGCCAGAGACCGGCTTCCTGATCGAAGGCAAGGGTTTCAAAACCAGGGTCGCCAGACTGGTCAGGCGCCCCCACCTGGATTTCGACCTCGGATTGCTGGATATCCAGTTCCGGATGTTCGGGACGCACTTCAACCACGTAACGCGCATCGCTCCCCTGGCCTTCCGCCCTGACCTCCACATTCACCGGCGGGCGGAGGGTGACCCGGGATGCGTATTGGCGAGCGAAGGTCTTGCCGTCCGCGCTCAAGGTCAAGTCATAGGTGCCCGGTTCACTGAGTTTCTCGATGGTATCGGTGTAGACCCCATCGTCCGGCGGCGTCTCACCAGAGAGGGATTTGGTGCCCGAGCGGCCATCCTCCGTCTTCAGTGTCAGCGACACATCTAGCACACCGAGGAAGTCAGTATTGGTAATCGGCTTATCCTTCTCATAGAAGGCCGCTTCGATGGAGACCGGCTGCCCGGTATAGAAGAAGTTCGGAATCGGCGACACAGCCATGCGCAGGTCACTGACCACAGTCACCCGCGATTGCTCACCCAGTTGCCCGTCGATCTGCCAGTCACCGGCCTGGGGTTCGGTAACGGTGATCAGGTCATATTCGCCTTCGGCGTACCAGCGCACGTTGTCAGGCGTACGCGTAACCTCGATTCGCTGGCCATCAGGAGAGATCAGGGCCAGCGGCGTCTCTTCAACCTCGCGGAAGATCAGCGCCGTGAATTCCTTGACATCGTCACTCACGGTGAAGCCATTGTCCCGGATAGGAACTTCCGGTTGCGGCGCCGCAGTATTGAGGGTTTCAGCGAACACGCGATTGAGTGATTCGGCATCCGGCGCTACGGCGAAGGTGCCGCCGGTTTCAACGGCTAACCGCTCCAGAAGGGCCAGGTCGGCATTATCAGATAAGGCGATGGTGTGGATCGTCGCGCCGCGAGAGCGAATCCTCTCGACCACGTCGTCGAGGATGCGGTTGCGCTCGCGGGCATTGACGGTGGCCTGGGGAGAAACATCCACCACGCCGTCGGTAAGCAGGATGAAATGCGTATTGTCGAACTGGCGGTCGCCGTAGAAGTCGTCGCTGGCGACTTCCAGCGCTTCACCGATATTCGTGCGCAGTGCAACGGAGTTGATCTCGTCCGAGCGCTCAACCGCCCTGTCACGCCAATCCGGTGAAACCTCTCCCGAGGGCACCAGCATGTTCACGTACTGGCCAAAGGTCCACACGCCGCTGCGCGCGTCTTCCGGCAGCATCCGCGCCAGCAGTCTGACGGCCGGCTGACGCAAGTTCTGGGGGTCGCTGTCCCGCATGCTCCCCGAGATGTCGACGACAATACGCACATCCTTCGCAGGCGGAAGCGGAGGCACCTCCTCAGCGGAGGACGCGCCCGCGAAGATCACCAGAAGCAGGAGAAATAAGACGAGATACTGAGGCCGAAGAACTGTTCTCATGTTGTTGGTTTCTATCGGATCAGTGAATGAATGTCAGGCTGCCTTGCGGCGACTCCGGATACGTACCCGAACCAGGTCCAGTATCCACACGATAAACAGGCAGGCGCCAGCCAATGCCATGTTGGAAAACGCCCGGGTGGATTCTTCCACGTGCCCCAGGATGCCTTCATAGCCGCCATGGAGCCAGGCTGGAATCCACCAGTTCACCGCTTCGGATGATTCTACGGGCGTCAGGAAGAACACGATCAGCGCTGCCTGTATCAGGGTGCGAACGCCATAGATGGGAATGATTCGGAGAAGACGGGAGAAAAGATAGAAAAACAGAACGAATGCGACTGCATATACCGTCCAGAAAATGGCGTAGGCCATTTGCGCGTCCGCATTCATACCCAGTTGTTGTTCAATCACTTAGAGTACCCAATGAATGATGTGTTCTTCCCAATCGGCCTCATCAACTTCCGCGTTGGAAACCGTCCTGTATCTCACCGAAACCTGGGCCTCGTGTACGCTGTCCGGGTCGCCCGAAACCAGCGGGTGCCAGTCAGGTAGCGGTTTATCTTCCGCCAGCAACCGATAGGCGCAGGTCCGCGGCAGCCAGTGGAAATCCTGCATACTATCAGGTCCAAAAACAACGGGCGAAAGCACAATACAATCAGGTACTTTTTGCTGGCGCGTGCTGTAAACCGTGCACTGGCAGGTATCGCCATCCATGTATTCACAGGCCAGGTCGGTGTAGTACACCTCCCCGGTGTCTTCATCTTCCAGCTTGGTGAGGCAGCACTTGCCGCAGCCGTCACAGAGCGACTCCCACTCTGCGGGCGACATTTCATGGAAACGCTTACGTTGCCAGAAAGGGATCTGCGCGATCATTCCGGGTGCGATTTCAGCTTCTGCTTGAATTCGACGATGTATTCGTCCTGCTCTTCCGGGAGCTGCAGATAGAAGTCCTTTTCCTCGATGGCTTCCAGCACGTCCTTGCCGCTTGTGCGCGCCAGTTTCCGATCCTCTGTCAGCAGGAGATCCATCGCGTGTTGGGGGGCACCAAAAATGGCGCGTAGCGCTTCAGGCAGGTCATCCCACTTCTGGCCCCGCCTGACGAAAATATAGGTATCCGCCTTCGTGCCGCTGCGGAATACGGAAACAAACTGTCTTTCTGCCATTAAATCAACTTTCTTCAGCTGTTAAACGAGCGGCCTATCGCGCCGTAACCAAACTAGCGTTGGAGGGACGCGTTGCCGTTCACGAGATTATCCACGTCGTCCAGTACCGGGTGCAGCAACTCGCCGCGCCAGCCCTCTCGGAAAAATCGACCCGAGTCGTCTGAATGCCTGCAGCGAATAAAGGCCTCTATCCGCCGGCGCGGTGCCAACAGTTCGATCGGCACCTCGCGTTCTTCCGCCACGTGCCGGAGCAGACCTTTGACCTGCTTGAACAGGCCTTGCTCCTCCCGTGTCAGTGGGGGTTCGATTCTATCAGCATTCGGCTCCGCTGACCTGCCCCGCTCCACACACTCCAGGATCTTGTCGGCGTACCGCCGAACCACCACCGGCGGCACATCAGCCACCGCACCCAAGGCCCCCTTGCTGGTGGGCATGCGCTCGGCGATGCCAATCAGCACCGGATCAGCCAGTACGCGGCCCCGGGGCCGATCACGCTGTCGGCATTCGGCTTCCCGCCAGTCGGCAAGACACTTGAGCACCGCCTGTTGGCGTGGGCTCAACTGCCAACCACCCCGGATGCGGAGATAATAGTTTTGCGGATCGGACTGACTGGCAAGTTCGGATGCAAAGCGGTCGCTTTCCTCGATCCAGGCCTGGTAGAGGTCCCGTGATTCGAGCAGTAACCGGAGGCGTTCATGCATCGGCAGCAGGTAGCGAATATCCTCAAGCGCATAGCGGCACTGGGCATCGGATAGCGGACGGGCCAGCCAGTCAGAACGAGTGGCGGATTTGTCGATCTCCACATCGAAGAGATTATCAACCATCCGCGCGTAACCCACCGAGAACCCTAACCCTGCAAGAGCGGCGGCTATCTGCAAATCCAGAACATACCGGGGTTCGAGATCCAGCCACTGCCGGAAGAGTTCGAGGTCCTCGCTCATGGCGTAGAGCAGCTTGGGGCGCTTTGGATCGCTCAAGCAGCTCCTGAAGCCTTCGGAGGCCTCGGCAACCGAGGGTTCAACCAGACGGAGATCGTCGTCGAGCCCAAGTTGGACCAGACCGGGGATCGGGAAGAAGGTGTTGACGCGCTCGAACTCGGTATCCAGCGCAAGGGGGGTGTCGCTTCGGGAAGCCAGCCAGTCATCCAGTTCGGACGCTGTTTCCAGCCAACGCACAGCCTTATCGTTGCTCATGGTTTCGTCCAGTCGATTCAGCAAGCTTTGGAATAACGCAGAGGAATGGGCGCCCCGTTAGTCTGCGAGAGGTTTGCGACCGCGGAAAGCGTGGCTCAGGGTGAAGCCATCCACATAGCCCAGTTCGCCGCCGACGGGGATACCGTGTGCCAGTCGCGTTATCAGCACATTCTGTCCCTCCAGCCGGTCAGCAATGTAATGCGCTGTAGCTTCACCCTCAACCGTGGGATTCGTCGCCAGGATCAGTTCGGTGACCCCTTCCCCCCGTACGCGCTTGAGCAGCTGCTCGATACCGATCTCCTGGGGGCCGATACCATCGATAGGCGATAAATGCCCCATCAATACGAAATAACTGCCGTCATAATAGCCGGCCTGCTCGATAGCCAACAGGTCTGAAGGGCTCTCGACGACACACAGGGTACCGGTACGACGTTTTTCATCGGCGCAAAGGTTACAGATTTCGGTATCGGCGAAGTTCTGGCACGAGTTGCATCGGCGAACGCCAGACATGGCACCCTGCAGCGCAGTGGCAAGGCGCTCGCCACCACCCCTGCCCCGTTCAAGGAGATGGAAAGCCATGCGCTGCGCAGTTTTCTGGCCAACACCGGGCAGGCAGCGCAGCGATTCCACCAGTTCATCGACGAGGGGACTAAAGGCCATCAAAGAACCTCTGAATACATGGCATCACCGGCCTCTGACTTCCTGTATGCATGACCGCTTACAGGCTGTAGCTTGCAGATCAATAGAGTGCTTACCTCGCCCCGGGTCAGAACGGCATCTTGAAGCCGGGCGGCATACCCATCTCGGACGCCATGCCGGACATGCGGTCCTTCTGGGATTCCTCCACGCGACGCACGGCGTCGTTGACAGCCGCCGCCAACAGGTCCTCGAGAACGTCCTTTTCTTCAGTCAGCAGGGACGGGTCGATCTCCACATTGCGCACATCGTGACGACCGGTCATGGTGACCTTGACCAGCCCGGCACCGGCTTCACCGGTAACCTCCGCCTTCTCGGCCTCTTCCTGCATGCGCTTGAACTCTTCCTGCATCTTCTGGGCCTGTTTCATCAGGTCGCCCATACCTTTCATCATGGCTCTCACCTCGGTATTCGTGGATCTGTCTGCGGATTTGCGGTGCCCGCCGACCGATTTCAAGCCTGCACCGATTACGGCTCTGCAACGCTGCTCGTAGGTCTCGCTAAACAGGCTCGATACTGCCTTCGACAATCGTGCCCTCAAAGCGGTTCACGATATTCTGAACAATCGGATCATCCGCAATCGCCGATTCGGCAGCTTGCTGCCGGGCAATACGTGCACGCTCGGCAAACGCGGCCGGCGTTTCCGGGCCAGGCTCGCCTTCTTCAACCTGAAGCGACAGCTCCTCGCCAAAGTAAGTAGAGCATGCCTCCGCGATACGGCCTTTGTGGCGGTCAGTCAGCAAACGGGCATGACCGGAGTCCAGGGTTAGCACGATGCTCTGGCCATCTTTACGGAAGGCCGCTTGACTGGCCAGGTTGCCAGCCATACCCGACAGTTTCAGCGCCCGGAAATCCCGTTGCCACTCGAAATCCGCAGGGCTTACCGTATCACCTTCCCCGGTACCTTTCTCTGTGGCTGGCTGCGGTTCAGCCTGCGCAACCGGTGACGACTGGGGTTGTTCGGGTTGCTTGGCAGCCGACTCTGCTGCCGCTTCCGGTTGCGTACCTACCGTGTTTTCATTGATCGGGCGTGCGTCATCGGCGCCGGGTATAGCGTCTGGAGACGGCTGCGAGTCCTCGATCGACGGCGCTTCGTTGACCGGCACCGGATCCGCATCGCCCTGGCCTATGTCGTAATCATCGTCCCCATCGGCGGTGAGAGACGGATCGTCATAGGCACTCAGCGGGATATCATCCGGCTGGGAGGATGTTTCTGGGGTCTCGTCGACTGTCGTCGCATTCGAAGCCGACTGCGGTGCCACCGGCTGGGGCTGAGGGGCTGGCTCCGTTGGTGCTTCGGATTGCGGCGCCGGTGTTACAGGCTCAGATACGGGAGCGGTCGGAGCCGCGGCGGCAGGCGGTTCCTGCGAAGCGGACTGCACCTCGTTCGACTCCCCGGCATTCTCTGGCTGGGGCGCGGTCGCGTTAACCTGAGTCGCAGGCGCAGGTTCGGGGTCATCCTGACGGGGCTCAATGCCGCCCTGCCCCTGGGCTCCGCCATTAGCGGCTGCCGGTGGATCACGACGATCCGACCCGGGGCGGAAGGTAAGCATCCGCAGCAATGCCATTTCAAAGCCCATGCGCGCATCCGGGGTAATCGCCAGATCCTTACGGCCAATCAGTGCCGCCTGGTAGAACAGCTGGGCATCTTCCGCACTGAGCTGTTTCGCGACGGCCTTGACCTGGTCCGCGTCGCCCATGGCGTTGTCGGCACTGCCTGGCACCACCTGCTCCAGCGTTACCCGGTGGAACAGTGAGAGCAAGTCGCTGAGGATTACACTGTAGTCCGGCGCAAACTCGGCAATCCGGTTCACTTCGGACAACATGCCCGGGCCATCCCCCTTGACCAGGGCCTCGACGATTCGCTGGATGTCTCGCTGGTCGATGGTGCCGAGCATCGCGCTGACATCACTCGCTGCCAGCTTCTGGTTGCCGAAGGCGATGGCCTGGTCGGTCAGGCTCAGGGCGTCCCGCATACTGCCATCGGCCGCGCGGGCAAGCAGCCAGAGCGCCGGCTCTTCGTAAGGGATGGTCTCTTCGGTCAGCACATGGTTGAGGTGCCCGACGATATGCTCGGGTGTCATGCGCTTGAGATTGAACTGCAGGCACCGGGACAGGATGGTCACCGGCAGCTTCTGCGGATCGGTGGTCGCGAACAGGAACTTGACGTGATCGGGGGGCTCTTCCAGCGTCTTCAACAGGGCGTTGAAACTTGAGTTGGAGAGCATGTGCACTTCGTCGATCAGGTAGATCTTGAAGCGCCCGCGGGTCGGCGCGTACTGCACATTATCCAGCAGCTCGCGCATATCCTCGACCTTGGTCCGCGATGCCGCATCGATTTCGATCAGGTCGACGAAACGGCCACCCAGCACTTCCTGGCAGGTATCGCACTCACCGCAGGGGTTGGACGTAATACCCGTCTCGCAGTTGAGGCAGCGTGCCAGCAACCGGCCGATCGTGGTCTTCCCGACCCCGCGGGTGCCGGTAAACAGGTAGGCGTGGTGCAGGCGTTGATGGTCCAGCGCGTGAACAAGCGCCTTGAGCACATGCTCCTGACCGACCATGTCCTGAAATGTTTTTGGCCGCCACTTACGGGCCAGAACCTGATAGCTCATCGAATGCGTCACGGTACCGTTTCAATTGGCGCTAACGATAGCATGGACCGGCGTCGATAAGAAGGAAACGCGAGCGCGCCCAACCATCTCGCCGCCACAGCGAAAGAGCGTCAACAGCTTGAAAAAATGGATGTTATCGAAAAGTGGAACTTGCCGGCCTGGACCGGACGGAAAGGGAATAACGAACAGGGGATAAAACTGGGGGTGACTCCACCAGCGACACTCCGGCACACAAGTCCACCGCTTCGGCTGCTCCCTTCCGGGCCTGACCGGGTTCACGGTTTATCGTTGCGGAGGCACCGGCGGAGCCACCATAACGTTCCGGGATTGCCCCGGATGCGGCGCGCATCTTAGCAGGCCGCTCCCGGTGCATCAACGGATTTTTTGGCCCTTTAGATCAGATCGCCAAGCCCTGGATCGGATCGCGGCGGAACCAGCAGGCGATGCTGTAGCGGGTGCGCTGCGCCGCGAGGACTTCGTGGGGCATGTCCTCGCTGACAAAAATAGCCACTCGGCCGGCTTCCGGCAGCACGCTGCCACAAACCTCGTTCGGGTTCTCCCGGTTGAACACCTGTAGCAGGCCGCCATCCGTCAAAACCCAGTCTTCGTTCAGGTAGAGTACCAGGCTGATAATCCGGGACGACCGGCCATGGAAGCTGTCCAGATGACGACGATAGAAATCGCCGGGCTCGTAAGTGGCGTAATGGGCCTCGAAGCGCCTGAGTCCCAGGAAGAGTCGCTGATTCAGCCCGGCCTGGATCTGCTCGAAAAGATCGAAGAGCGCTCGCTGGGCTTCGGTTTGACCATTTAGCCAGGCGATCTGGTCACGTCGAACCGAGCGATCCTGGACATGATCCTTCCCTCGTCCGATACCGGCACTATCCATGGCTTCACAACGGTGGAGAGTCTTCACTTCCTGGCGCAGCTGTCCGACCAGGTGTGTCGGTACGAGCGAGGCGATGGATTGTGTAGTCCAACCAAACTCCGCCAGCTCATCCGACACGGTGTCGAGCCATTGTTCCAATTCCGTCGCCCTGTCGGCATCGGGCCATTGGAGGGCGGCACCGTGATCAAAGGTCGTGTCGATAGGTGTAGCGGGCATGGCGGTTCCTCGTACGCGAATGGCGCGAGTTTACGACGAAACCGCCCTGCCCGCTGCATTTTTAACCAGACGGGAGGTAAGGAATGATCCTTACCCTGTCGGCCATATCGGGTGCCAGGCTATATCAGGGCCGCTCGACTTCCCTGAGCTTGCCGTCTGCACATTCGGCCAGCGACTGGATAGCTTCCTTATTGAAGGCGTCTACCCGGATCACATCGTAGAGTGCGGCCATGGCTTCAATCAGGACCTCCCGTTCATTCTCGCGAACCACATCCTTCGAAATCGCCCAATCGACCAACTCTTCACGCTGGTGCGCCATGAGCATATCGATACCCTCGAGCTCATCCGGGTCGGTCTTGCGAATAGCCTCGTGCAGACGATCGCGGACCTCGCGGGTTTCGTTCGCCAGACGATAGGCGTTCAGCACACGGCCGACGGGATCGTCCGTATTCTCGGTAACATACACGCCCCGCACGATCCGCTCACGCAATGGCGTATCTTTGACGATGGACTTGGCAACCTGACTGCCCAGGCGATCATTGGGTGGCGAGAGATGAGCCCCAATGGGGAACACCAACACTTTCAGCAAGGCCCGCAGACCAACAACGGGGAAGTTCTCGATAGCCTGCTTCATGCTCTGCTGGAAGTCGAAGGTACACTGCCTCAGCCCCCACTCGACCACATGGCGGTGTTCTTCCGGGTAACCATCCTCATGCCATTGCTTGATAATGGCTGACGCGTAGTAGAGCGCTACCAGGCAGTCGGCCATGCGGCCTGACAGACGCTGTTTCGCCTTCAGCCCTCCGCCAACGGTCAGCAAGCAAATGTCGGTGACGACGGCGTAGGCAGACGAGAATCGCGCCAACTGCCGGTAATAGCGCTGGATGTTTCCTCGAGACGGCACGGGCTCGAGCCAGCCGTTACTCAGGCCGAGCACCAGCGAGCGCATACCGTTACGCGTGGTGTGCGCCATATGTTTGAAGAAGACCCCATCGAACGCCTTGACGCCCTCGTTCTGGTCTTCCATGCCCGCCGCTTCGATTTCACGAACGATAAACGGATGACAGCGGATGGCACCCTGGCCGAAGACCATCAGGCTACGGGTCAGGATGTTGGCCCCTTCCACGGTGATGCCGATGGGCACGGCCTCGTACGCCCGCGCCAGGAAGTTACGGGGACCGGTGATCACACCACGCCCGGCAACGACATCCATCGCGCGGTTAATGACCTCGCGCATGAGGTCGGTGTTGCGATACTTCAGCACCGCCGACGGTACGGACGGCCGCACGCCCCTATCGAGCATGCCAGCCGTAAACATGCGTGCAGCGTCCATCATGTAGGTGTAGCCAGCGATGGGTTCGAGAGCCTCCTGTACGCCTTCGAAGTTACTGATGGAGCGACCGAACTGTTCGCGCACGCTGGCATAGGCGCCGGTGCTCAGGCAGGCCAACTTGCCAGCGCCCGTGCCGAGTGCCGGCAATGAGATGGAACGGCCGATGGACAGGCACTCCAGCAGCATCGTCCAGCCCTTGCCGATCATTTCTTGGCCGCCAATGATCTGGCTCATGGGGATGAACACGTCCTGTCCCCAGGTGGGCCCGTTCATGAACACCGTATTCATCGGCAGGTGGCGGGCGCCGTGATTGACGCCTTCCAGATCATGCGGGACGAGCACACAGGTCACGCCGAGGCTTTCCTCGTCGCCCAGCAGGCCCTCGGGATCATAGACCTTGATGGCCAGACCGATGACCGTCGCCACAGGCGCCAAAGTGATGTAACGCTTATTCCAGGTGACTTTCAGCCCCAGGACTTCTTCGCCGTTCCACTGACCCCGGCAAACGACACCCTTATCCGGAATAGCCCCGGCATCGGAGCCAGCAACAGGCGACGTCAGCGCAAAGCACGGCACGTCTTCGCCCCTGGCCAGGCGCGGAAGATAGTATTCCTTCTGCTCATCGGTACCGTAATGAACGAGCAGCTCACCGGGCCCCAAAGAGTTCGGCACCATCACGGTGACCGCTGCGGACACACTGCGGGTCGATACTTTCATGACGATTTCGGAGTGCGCAGTGGCACTGAATCCCTTACCGCCATACTCCTTGGGAATCACCAGGCCAAAGAAGCCTTCCTGCTTGACGTAATCCCATACATCGACCGGGAGGTCATAGAGTTCGTGGGTGATGCGCCAGTCGTCGAGCATCGAGCAGAGCTTCTCGACCGGGCCGTCGATGTACGCGGTTTCGTCAGGCGTTAGCCGGGCAGGTTTGGCCTCATGCAATTTCGACCAGTCCGGTCGGCCGGAAAACAACTCCCCATCCCAATCGACACTACCGGACTTGAGCGCTTCTTCTTCAGTGTCCGACAGCTTCGGCAGCAGTCCCCGAACCCAGTTGAGCAATGGACGACTCAGGGCTTCCTTGCGGATCTTGCCGGGAATAACCAGCACCAGCGCAAAGATGAGTAGCAATCCGCCGATGATGACGCTGGCAAAGTGCCAACCATCCTGGTACATCCCGAACAACGTCGCCGCAGTCATGATGCCGGCGGCGATCAGTCCGCCTATTCCGAAGTACAGCAATATCAATGCACTGATCAGCAGAAAAAGAACACTCATGAAGGCTTCTCCTTTTACCGACATGGTTTTTGGGAAAACGTGGGCCGACTCCCTTCCTGGACGTGGCAAGCTCCAGGTACGAGCCGGCAAATAGCTGCAGAAAACAGTAAGCTGGACTGGCCATCCGGCTGACAGCCACACTATGATCACAAAATC
The window above is part of the Marinobacter nanhaiticus D15-8W genome. Proteins encoded here:
- a CDS encoding ribonuclease D, whose protein sequence is MSNDKAVRWLETASELDDWLASRSDTPLALDTEFERVNTFFPIPGLVQLGLDDDLRLVEPSVAEASEGFRSCLSDPKRPKLLYAMSEDLELFRQWLDLEPRYVLDLQIAAALAGLGFSVGYARMVDNLFDVEIDKSATRSDWLARPLSDAQCRYALEDIRYLLPMHERLRLLLESRDLYQAWIEESDRFASELASQSDPQNYYLRIRGGWQLSPRQQAVLKCLADWREAECRQRDRPRGRVLADPVLIGIAERMPTSKGALGAVADVPPVVVRRYADKILECVERGRSAEPNADRIEPPLTREEQGLFKQVKGLLRHVAEEREVPIELLAPRRRIEAFIRCRHSDDSGRFFREGWRGELLHPVLDDVDNLVNGNASLQR
- a CDS encoding YcgN family cysteine cluster protein, whose product is MIAQIPFWQRKRFHEMSPAEWESLCDGCGKCCLTKLEDEDTGEVYYTDLACEYMDGDTCQCTVYSTRQQKVPDCIVLSPVVFGPDSMQDFHWLPRTCAYRLLAEDKPLPDWHPLVSGDPDSVHEAQVSVRYRTVSNAEVDEADWEEHIIHWVL
- a CDS encoding YbaB/EbfC family nucleoid-associated protein, producing MMKGMGDLMKQAQKMQEEFKRMQEEAEKAEVTGEAGAGLVKVTMTGRHDVRNVEIDPSLLTEEKDVLEDLLAAAVNDAVRRVEESQKDRMSGMASEMGMPPGFKMPF
- a CDS encoding VWA domain-containing protein, which produces MRTVLRPQYLVLFLLLLVIFAGASSAEEVPPLPPAKDVRIVVDISGSMRDSDPQNLRQPAVRLLARMLPEDARSGVWTFGQYVNMLVPSGEVSPDWRDRAVERSDEINSVALRTNIGEALEVASDDFYGDRQFDNTHFILLTDGVVDVSPQATVNARERNRILDDVVERIRSRGATIHTIALSDNADLALLERLAVETGGTFAVAPDAESLNRVFAETLNTAAPQPEVPIRDNGFTVSDDVKEFTALIFREVEETPLALISPDGQRIEVTRTPDNVRWYAEGEYDLITVTEPQAGDWQIDGQLGEQSRVTVVSDLRMAVSPIPNFFYTGQPVSIEAAFYEKDKPITNTDFLGVLDVSLTLKTEDGRSGTKSLSGETPPDDGVYTDTIEKLSEPGTYDLTLSADGKTFARQYASRVTLRPPVNVEVRAEGQGSDARYVVEVRPEHPELDIQQSEVEIQVGAPDQSGDPGFETLAFDQEAGLWRTTIAASKGDGEYPVRLRFRGQTNGGLAFNYAPSPFVAEFPRGDADGAAYTSLSAPTVTTAKVAEDVEAPSEPDGQAPLLGPETAEQPQAEEGTPVTEPEQPAVQSEPVEEQSSGPVEEPQAQPEEDIVSPIDVSQVETPAEEAPAEEEASFWEQIPLWVWGALGGVVILGGAAFGIMTARRKKKEAPDEASPASSDEGEVTEPEAVPPVVEPEEEDKPEAEAEEPLAEMDLPEADEQEPEPPVAVPATDLDEPSADFEAPSADIEKPSADDEEPSTESEQPPIASEEPGPKAADSADVPVLEETEVNVVDEASGTEEWPDEVEPPIASTEVPGEEDLTGADEKADEIERFLAEARRDQDDLDIENEDILEEPESPATENVEDDEHMLEDFDLSDIDDLPDLDEEPDEDASRGESERRRQK
- the recR gene encoding recombination mediator RecR codes for the protein MAFSPLVDELVESLRCLPGVGQKTAQRMAFHLLERGRGGGERLATALQGAMSGVRRCNSCQNFADTEICNLCADEKRRTGTLCVVESPSDLLAIEQAGYYDGSYFVLMGHLSPIDGIGPQEIGIEQLLKRVRGEGVTELILATNPTVEGEATAHYIADRLEGQNVLITRLAHGIPVGGELGYVDGFTLSHAFRGRKPLAD
- the dnaX gene encoding DNA polymerase III subunit gamma/tau, with product MSYQVLARKWRPKTFQDMVGQEHVLKALVHALDHQRLHHAYLFTGTRGVGKTTIGRLLARCLNCETGITSNPCGECDTCQEVLGGRFVDLIEIDAASRTKVEDMRELLDNVQYAPTRGRFKIYLIDEVHMLSNSSFNALLKTLEEPPDHVKFLFATTDPQKLPVTILSRCLQFNLKRMTPEHIVGHLNHVLTEETIPYEEPALWLLARAADGSMRDALSLTDQAIAFGNQKLAASDVSAMLGTIDQRDIQRIVEALVKGDGPGMLSEVNRIAEFAPDYSVILSDLLSLFHRVTLEQVVPGSADNAMGDADQVKAVAKQLSAEDAQLFYQAALIGRKDLAITPDARMGFEMALLRMLTFRPGSDRRDPPAAANGGAQGQGGIEPRQDDPEPAPATQVNATAPQPENAGESNEVQSASQEPPAAAAPTAPVSEPVTPAPQSEAPTEPAPQPQPVAPQSASNATTVDETPETSSQPDDIPLSAYDDPSLTADGDDDYDIGQGDADPVPVNEAPSIEDSQPSPDAIPGADDARPINENTVGTQPEAAAESAAKQPEQPQSSPVAQAEPQPATEKGTGEGDTVSPADFEWQRDFRALKLSGMAGNLASQAAFRKDGQSIVLTLDSGHARLLTDRHKGRIAEACSTYFGEELSLQVEEGEPGPETPAAFAERARIARQQAAESAIADDPIVQNIVNRFEGTIVEGSIEPV
- a CDS encoding YcgL domain-containing protein, with the protein product MAERQFVSVFRSGTKADTYIFVRRGQKWDDLPEALRAIFGAPQHAMDLLLTEDRKLARTSGKDVLEAIEEKDFYLQLPEEQDEYIVEFKQKLKSHPE
- a CDS encoding 2OG-Fe(II) oxygenase, which codes for MPATPIDTTFDHGAALQWPDADRATELEQWLDTVSDELAEFGWTTQSIASLVPTHLVGQLRQEVKTLHRCEAMDSAGIGRGKDHVQDRSVRRDQIAWLNGQTEAQRALFDLFEQIQAGLNQRLFLGLRRFEAHYATYEPGDFYRRHLDSFHGRSSRIISLVLYLNEDWVLTDGGLLQVFNRENPNEVCGSVLPEAGRVAIFVSEDMPHEVLAAQRTRYSIACWFRRDPIQGLAI